In Streptantibioticus cattleyicolor NRRL 8057 = DSM 46488, a genomic segment contains:
- a CDS encoding purine-nucleoside phosphorylase yields the protein MNTHISGDPYAAADAAAARLRELTGVEAHDVALVMGSGWVPAADALGTPEHEFPVTELPGFPPPAVAGHAGTIRSVRIGEKRALIFLGRTHLYEGRGVASVVHGVRTAVAGGCKTVVLTNGCGGLRPDYRPGQPVLISDHINMTATSPIVGANFVDLTDLYSPRLRALCKEVDETLAEGVYVQLPGPHYETPAEIGMVRAIGGDLVGMSTTLEAIAAREAGAEVLGISLVTNLAAGMTGEPLNHQEVLEAGRDSATRMGSLLAQVLGRI from the coding sequence GTGAACACGCATATCTCCGGAGACCCCTACGCCGCCGCCGACGCCGCCGCCGCCCGCCTGCGCGAGCTGACCGGCGTCGAGGCCCACGACGTCGCCCTCGTCATGGGTTCCGGCTGGGTCCCCGCCGCCGACGCGCTCGGTACGCCCGAGCACGAATTCCCCGTCACCGAGCTCCCCGGCTTCCCGCCGCCCGCCGTCGCCGGTCACGCCGGCACCATCCGTTCCGTGCGGATCGGCGAGAAGCGTGCCCTGATCTTCCTCGGGCGCACCCACCTGTACGAGGGCCGCGGCGTGGCCAGCGTCGTGCACGGCGTGCGCACCGCGGTCGCCGGCGGCTGCAAGACCGTCGTCCTGACCAACGGCTGCGGCGGCCTGCGCCCCGACTACCGTCCCGGCCAGCCCGTCCTGATCAGCGACCACATCAACATGACGGCCACCTCGCCGATCGTGGGCGCCAACTTCGTCGACCTCACCGACCTGTACTCGCCGCGGCTGCGGGCGCTGTGCAAGGAGGTCGACGAGACCCTCGCCGAGGGCGTCTACGTCCAGCTCCCCGGCCCGCACTACGAGACCCCGGCCGAGATCGGCATGGTCCGGGCGATCGGCGGGGACCTGGTGGGCATGTCCACCACGCTGGAGGCGATCGCCGCCCGTGAGGCCGGTGCCGAGGTCCTGGGGATCTCGCTGGTCACCAACCTCGCCGCGGGCATGACCGGCGAGCCGCTCAACCACCAGGAAGTGCTGGAGGCCGGCCGCGACTCCGCCACCCGGATGGGCAGCCTGCTCGCCCAGGTGCTCGGCCGTATCTGA
- a CDS encoding phospho-sugar mutase — MGNDTLAQARAWLTEDPDPQTRAELAALVDGAAAGSPEDRAEIAQRFSGTLQFGTAGLRGELGAGPMRMNRAVVIRAAAGLAAYLEDVYLKDASRSDGLVVIGYDARHKSYDFARDTAAVMVGAGLRAALLPRPLPTPVLAFAIRHLGAAAGVMVTASHNPPRDNGYKVYLGDGSQIVPPADSGIAERIAAVGALAGVPLAEDGWQVLDDSVLDAYLDRAARVVTPDGARDVSVVYTPLHGVGREALTAAFARAGFPAPEVVPEQADPDPDFPTVAFPNPEEPGAMDLAFAHARRTGPDIVIANDPDADRCAVAVPDPSARSGWRMLRGDEVGALLATFVVSHHKAGVLAASIVSSSLLSKIAEAAGLPYEDTLTGFKWIARVPGLRYGYEEALGYCVDPEGVRDKDGVTAALAVAELAATLKHKGRTLTDLLDDIAVEHGLHATDQLSVRVADLTLIADAMARLRQRPPATLAGLTVTSAEDLSEGSDRLPPTDGLRYHLAGDDRVSGARVIVRPSGTEPKLKCYLEVVVPVTGQDGLPAARTLAAGVLAEVKKDLAAAAGI, encoded by the coding sequence ATGGGAAACGACACGCTCGCACAGGCCCGCGCCTGGCTGACCGAGGACCCGGACCCGCAGACCCGGGCGGAGCTGGCCGCGTTGGTCGACGGCGCGGCGGCCGGTTCGCCGGAGGACCGGGCGGAGATCGCCCAGCGGTTCTCCGGCACCCTCCAGTTCGGCACCGCGGGGCTCCGCGGTGAGCTGGGCGCCGGGCCCATGCGGATGAACCGGGCCGTGGTGATCCGCGCCGCGGCCGGGCTCGCCGCCTACCTCGAGGACGTGTACCTCAAGGACGCGTCCCGGTCCGACGGCCTGGTGGTGATCGGCTACGACGCCCGCCACAAGTCGTACGACTTCGCCCGCGACACCGCCGCCGTGATGGTCGGCGCCGGGCTGCGCGCCGCGCTGCTGCCGCGTCCGCTGCCCACCCCCGTCCTCGCCTTCGCCATCCGGCACCTGGGCGCGGCGGCCGGCGTGATGGTGACCGCCAGCCACAACCCGCCCCGGGACAACGGCTACAAGGTCTACCTGGGCGACGGCTCGCAGATCGTGCCGCCCGCCGACTCCGGCATCGCCGAGCGCATCGCGGCGGTCGGCGCGCTGGCCGGCGTACCGCTGGCCGAGGACGGCTGGCAGGTGCTGGACGACTCCGTGCTCGACGCCTACCTGGACCGCGCCGCCCGCGTGGTCACCCCGGACGGCGCCCGGGACGTCTCCGTGGTCTACACCCCGCTGCACGGCGTGGGCCGCGAGGCGCTGACCGCCGCGTTCGCCCGGGCCGGCTTCCCGGCCCCCGAGGTCGTCCCCGAACAGGCCGACCCCGACCCGGACTTCCCGACCGTGGCCTTCCCCAACCCGGAGGAGCCCGGGGCGATGGACCTGGCGTTCGCCCACGCCCGGCGCACCGGTCCGGACATCGTGATCGCCAACGACCCGGACGCCGACCGCTGTGCGGTGGCCGTCCCCGACCCGTCGGCGCGGTCCGGCTGGCGGATGCTGCGCGGCGACGAGGTCGGCGCGCTGCTGGCCACCTTCGTGGTCAGCCACCACAAGGCGGGCGTGCTCGCCGCCTCCATCGTCTCCTCCTCGCTGCTGTCGAAGATCGCCGAGGCGGCCGGGCTGCCCTACGAGGACACCCTGACCGGCTTCAAGTGGATCGCCCGCGTACCGGGCCTGCGCTACGGCTACGAGGAGGCCCTGGGCTACTGCGTGGACCCGGAGGGCGTACGGGACAAGGACGGCGTCACGGCGGCGCTGGCGGTGGCCGAACTGGCGGCCACCCTCAAGCACAAGGGCCGGACCCTCACCGACCTGCTGGACGACATCGCCGTGGAGCACGGGCTGCACGCGACCGACCAGCTCTCGGTCCGGGTCGCCGACCTCACCCTGATCGCGGACGCCATGGCCCGGCTGCGGCAGCGGCCCCCGGCCACGCTGGCGGGGCTCACCGTCACCTCGGCGGAGGACCTGAGCGAGGGCAGCGACCGGCTGCCGCCCACCGACGGCCTGCGCTACCACCTCGCGGGCGACGACCGGGTCTCCGGCGCCCGGGTCATCGTCCGGCCCAGCGGCACCGAGCCCAAGCTCAAGTGCTACCTGGAGGTCGTGGTGCCGGTCACCGGCCAGGACGGGCTGCCGGCCGCCCGGACGCTGGCCGCCGGGGTGCTCGCCGAGGTCAAGAAGGACCTGGCCGCCGCCGCGGGCATCTGA
- the deoC gene encoding deoxyribose-phosphate aldolase, which yields MLNPGPTPRAHGNDAAGRPAAMAEVTRSDAALRRFLHGLPGVDAVGLEARAAMLGSRSIKTTSKAYAIDLAISMIDLTTLEGADTPGKVRALAAKAVHPDPTDRTVPRVAAVCVYPDMVHVAKEALAGTAVNVASVATAFPAGRAALPVKLADTADAVAAGADEIDMVIDRGAFLSGRYLQVFEEITAVREACVRPDGTAAHLKVIFENGELATYDNIRRCSWLAMLAGADFIKTSTGKVAVNATLPNTLLMLEAVRDFRAATGTQVGVKPAGGIRTTKDAVKYLVAVNETLGEDWLTPEWFRFGASSLLNDLLMQRQKLSSGRYSGPDYVTVD from the coding sequence ATGCTGAATCCTGGGCCCACCCCACGCGCGCACGGCAACGACGCCGCGGGCCGGCCGGCCGCCATGGCCGAGGTGACCCGCTCCGACGCGGCGTTGCGGCGCTTCCTGCACGGCCTGCCGGGCGTCGACGCGGTCGGGCTGGAAGCCCGCGCCGCGATGCTCGGCAGCCGATCGATCAAGACCACCTCGAAGGCGTACGCCATCGACTTGGCGATCTCCATGATCGACCTGACCACCCTGGAAGGCGCCGACACGCCCGGCAAGGTGCGGGCGCTGGCGGCCAAGGCCGTCCATCCGGACCCCACCGACCGTACCGTCCCCCGGGTCGCCGCGGTCTGCGTGTACCCGGACATGGTGCACGTCGCCAAGGAGGCGCTGGCCGGCACGGCGGTCAACGTGGCGTCGGTCGCCACCGCCTTCCCGGCCGGCCGCGCCGCACTCCCGGTCAAGCTCGCCGACACCGCCGACGCGGTGGCCGCGGGCGCCGACGAGATCGACATGGTCATCGACCGGGGCGCCTTCCTCTCCGGCCGTTACCTCCAGGTCTTCGAGGAGATCACCGCGGTGCGCGAGGCGTGCGTCCGCCCGGACGGCACCGCCGCCCACCTGAAGGTGATCTTCGAGAACGGCGAGCTGGCCACCTACGACAACATCCGCCGCTGCTCGTGGCTGGCGATGCTGGCGGGCGCCGACTTCATCAAGACCTCCACCGGCAAGGTGGCGGTGAACGCCACGCTGCCCAACACGCTGCTGATGCTGGAGGCGGTCCGCGACTTCCGGGCCGCCACCGGCACCCAGGTCGGGGTGAAGCCGGCCGGTGGCATCCGTACCACCAAGGACGCCGTCAAGTACCTGGTGGCGGTCAACGAGACGCTGGGCGAGGACTGGCTGACCCCCGAGTGGTTCCGGTTCGGCGCCTCCAGCCTGCTGAACGATCTGCTGATGCAGCGTCAGAAGCTGAGCAGTGGCCGGTACTCCGGTCCCGACTACGTAACGGTGGACTGA